In the Scomber japonicus isolate fScoJap1 chromosome 18, fScoJap1.pri, whole genome shotgun sequence genome, one interval contains:
- the elfn1a gene encoding protein ELFN1, with protein MTLKEAPMACSSGMVMSALFWSVAIVYLTHIDRVNGDCWLIEGEKGFVWLAICSQNQPPYEAIPQHINSTIVDLRLNENKIKSIHYSALSRFANLTYLNLTKNEISYIEDGAFSAQFNLQVLQMGFNKLRNLTEGILRGLGKLQYLYLQANLIETVTPNAFWECPNIENIDLSMNRIQQLDGSTFTSLNKLTTCELYTNPFNCSCELLGFVKWLSVFPNRTNERMVCDSPPGVSGYSLLSQIPNKPTYRNALHLLTTVCTDDYVTPFFPMPIEPTTLPPDMTNCQDCPSGTEPEDITISTTYSDVEANPVMKLKQVTNTGATITVQIPHPYKKMYILVLYNNSFFTDIQNLKDIKEDIELKNLKPHTNYTYCVASIRNSLRHNHTCVTITTGPWNGKGRVVNNATATHYIMTILGCLFSMVIFLGVVYYCLRRKRQQDEKHKKAGNLKKNIMELKYGQELEGGTISRMSQKQLLVGDSMGRMPYIPSASEMEQYKFHDMTDTPKMMKGNYMDVRSVDHHERRECDMGMPGNSQGSVAEISTIAKEVDKVNQIINNCIDALKSESTSFQGGKSGAVSTAEPQLVLLSEHPQNKSALLSPVYKDSYHHSLQRHRTSDVSPKRPSTATGGPMRSPRPYRSESKYIEKTTPTGETILTVTPAAAILRAEAEKIRQYSDHRHSYPDAQIEELEGPDGHKSSMLEPLTHSRSRDLAYSQLSSQYHNLSYSSSPEYYCKPSHSIWERFKLHRKRHKDEEYMAAGHALRKKVQFAKDEDLHDILDYWKGVSAQHKS; from the coding sequence ATGACTCTCAAAGAAGCACCAATGGCCTGCAGCTCAGGCATGGTGATGAGTGCCTTGTTTTGGTCTGTAGCCATTGTGTATTTGACTCATATTGACAGAGTCAATGGAGACTGCTGGCTAATTGAGGGTGAAAAGGGCTTTGTATGGCTTGCGATTTGTAGCCAAAACCAACCACCTTATGAGGCCATCCCACAGCATATCAACAGCACCATTGTGGACCTTCgtctgaatgaaaacaaaatcaaaagtaTCCATTATTCTGCCCTTAGTCGCTTTGCCAACTTGACCTACCTGAACCTGACTAAGAATGAAATCTCCTACATAGAAGATGGGGCCTTTTCTGCTCAGTTTAACTTACAAGTCCTTCAAATGGGCTTCAACAAGTTGCGGAACCTGACAGAGGGGATCCTCAGGGGTTTAGGAAAGCTGCAGTACCTCTACCTCCAGGCAAATCTGATTGAGACTGTGACACCCAATGCCTTTTGGGAATGCCCCAACATTGAGAACATTGACCTCTCCATGAACCGAATCCAGCAGTTAGATGGATCCACGTTTACCAGTTTGAATAAACTTACCACCTGCGAGCTGTACACAAACCCTTTCAACTGCTCCTGTGAATTACTTGGTTTCGTCAAATGGCTCTCAGTTTTCCCTAACAGGACAAATGAGCGGATGGTGTGTGACTCCCCACCTGGCGTCTCTGGTTATAGTTTATTGAGCCAGATTCCTAACAAGCCAACATATCGAAATGCTCTCCACCTGCTCACCACTGTGTGTACTGATGACTATGTGACACCATTTTTTCCTATGCCCATAGAGCCCACAACTCTTCCTCCGGACATGACAAATTGTCAGGATTGTCCGTCAGGGACAGAACCAGAAGACATTACAATCAGTACAACCTACAGTGATGTAGAAGCAAATCCTGTGATGAAACTGAAGCAAGTAACAAATACAGGGGCCACCATCACTGTTCAGATTCCTCATCCCTACAAGAAGATGTACATTCTGGTTCTGTACAACAACAGTTTCTTCACAGATATCCAAAACCTGAAAGATATAAAGGAGGATATTGAACTAAAAAACCTTAAACCCCACACTAACTACACATACTGTGTTGCTTCGATTCGTAATTCTCTTAGACACAACCACACTTGTGTGACAATCACTACTGGCCCTTGGAATGGAAAGGGTAGAGTCGTAAACAACGCAACTGCTACTCACtacattatgaccattttagGCTGCCTCTTTAGCATGGTCATTTTTTTGGGGGTGGTCTACTATTGCTTGAGAAGAAAGCGTCAGCAAGatgaaaagcacaaaaaagCAGGCAACCTGAAGAAAAATATTATGGAACTCAAATATGGACAAGAACTGGAAGGAGGGACTATTTCTCGAATGTCTCAGAAGCAGTTGTTGGTTGGGGACAGCATGGGTCGTATGCCATATATACCATCTGCAAGTGAAATGGAGCAGTACAAATTTCATGATATGACTGATACTCCTAAAATGATGAAGGGGAATTACATGGATGTGCGAAGTGTTGACCACCATGAGCGCAGGGAGTGTGACATGGGAATGCCTGGGAATAGCCAGGGGTCAGTGGCAGAGATTTCCACCATTGCAAAAGAGGTGGATAAAGTCAATCAGATAATTAACAACTGTATAGATGCTCTGAAGTCAGAATCCACATCCTTTCAAGGGGGAAAATCTGGAGCAGTGTCGACTGCTGAGCCCCAGCTCGTATTATTATCTGAACACCCACAGAATAAATCTGCCCTTCTGTCCCCAGTGTATAAGGACAGCTACCATCATTCTCTGCAGAGGCATCGGACCTCAGATGTCTCACCAAAGAGGCCCAGCACTGCCACAGGAGGGCCCATGCGAAGCCCAAGGCCTTATCGCTCGGAATCCAAGTACATAGAGAAAACCACCCCAACAGGAGAGACCATCCTCACCGTAACACCTGCTGCCGCTATCCTGAGGGCTGAGGCGGAGAAGATCCGTCAGTACAGCGACCACCGGCACTCGTATCCCGATGCTCAGATAGAGGAGCTTGAAGGACCTGACGGCCACAAGTCCTCCATGTTGGAGCCTCTTACTCACTCCCGCTCCAGAGACTTAGCATATTCTCAGCTCTCATCTCAGTATCACAATCTAAGCTACTCCTCGAGTCCCGAATACTACTGCAAACCTTCACACAGCATCTGGGAGCGATTCAAGCTCCACCGGAAGCGGCACAAAGATGAGGAATACATGGCTGCGGGCCATGCACTGCGCAAGAAAGTCCAGTTTGCAAAGGATGAGGACCTGCATGATATTTTAGACTACTGGAAAGGTGTATCAGCCCAACATAAATCATAA